The following coding sequences are from one Mycolicibacterium aichiense window:
- a CDS encoding GlxA family transcriptional regulator, giving the protein MVVFALYDKVTLQDVAAPLEIFARANDFGARYQVILASLTGEAVNTTSFVTLKVDVPLTEVPDHIDTLIVPGGVPPDFYFTPGEHDIPEEQTPDVVASALEMVGELAPRARRVASVCTGAFVLAALGLLEGRRATTHWAHCQELARTYPEIEVVPDSLFVQDGPYITGAGISAGVDLGLAMVESDYGPDVARRVARWMVVFLQRPGGQAQFSVWTEAASPVSRGLREILDSVVTDPAADHSIASMAERAAVSERHLVRMFRDQVGLTPSRFVEQARLEAAKVLLATGDHGQETVARRAGFGSADTMRRTFRRALGVSPSSYRSRFRTTGIHR; this is encoded by the coding sequence ATCGTCGTGTTCGCGCTGTATGACAAAGTGACGCTACAAGATGTGGCCGCGCCACTCGAAATATTCGCGCGGGCAAACGATTTCGGCGCGAGATACCAGGTGATCCTGGCCTCGCTGACGGGCGAAGCCGTGAACACGACCTCGTTCGTCACCCTCAAGGTCGACGTCCCGCTTACCGAGGTGCCGGACCACATCGACACGTTGATCGTCCCGGGTGGGGTGCCGCCGGACTTCTACTTCACCCCCGGCGAGCACGACATCCCCGAAGAGCAGACCCCGGACGTCGTGGCGTCGGCCTTGGAAATGGTGGGCGAGCTGGCTCCGCGGGCACGCAGGGTGGCCTCGGTTTGCACCGGCGCGTTCGTGCTTGCAGCCCTGGGCTTGCTCGAAGGCCGCCGTGCGACCACCCATTGGGCGCATTGCCAGGAGTTGGCGCGCACCTACCCCGAGATCGAGGTGGTGCCGGATTCGTTGTTCGTTCAGGACGGCCCGTACATCACCGGGGCGGGAATCAGCGCGGGCGTCGACCTCGGCCTGGCCATGGTGGAAAGCGACTACGGCCCCGACGTCGCCCGGCGGGTGGCGCGTTGGATGGTGGTGTTCCTGCAACGGCCCGGCGGCCAGGCCCAGTTCAGCGTCTGGACCGAGGCCGCCTCGCCGGTATCGCGCGGGCTACGCGAGATCCTCGACTCCGTTGTGACCGATCCGGCAGCCGATCATTCGATCGCGTCGATGGCCGAACGCGCCGCCGTCAGCGAGCGGCATCTGGTTCGGATGTTCCGCGACCAAGTGGGGTTGACGCCGTCGCGGTTCGTCGAGCAGGCCCGGCTGGAGGCGGCGAAAGTACTGCTGGCGACCGGCGATCACGGCCAAGAGACCGTTGCGCGGCGGGCCGGCTTCGGGTCGGCGGACACCATGCGCCGAACCTTCCGCCGGGCGTTGGGCGTGTCACCGAGCTCCTATCGAAGCCGTTTCCGCACGACCGGCATCCATCGCTGA
- a CDS encoding DUF1097 domain-containing protein, with amino-acid sequence MDSRTALTLSIGVLGGVAVAFTAEVITVPIWVVFLAWASFFFVGGGVAGWVRSVSSNIVGVVIASASLYAAYLMGGSLLVTAIAVGVGSAVMVQASWVPLLATTPAVVVGFASTVSTVAGRGNDITVTTVSHPGLVAAVACILGASFGLLSEYLATAMTKKPVADTAPPHTEGSPA; translated from the coding sequence ATGGATTCTCGGACAGCCCTGACGCTGAGCATCGGCGTGCTCGGCGGCGTGGCAGTCGCGTTCACTGCCGAAGTCATCACCGTGCCGATCTGGGTGGTGTTCCTGGCGTGGGCGTCGTTCTTCTTCGTCGGTGGCGGTGTCGCCGGCTGGGTCCGGTCGGTCTCGTCGAACATCGTCGGTGTGGTCATCGCCTCGGCCAGCCTGTACGCCGCCTATCTGATGGGCGGCAGTCTGCTGGTGACCGCGATCGCGGTGGGTGTCGGCAGCGCTGTCATGGTGCAGGCGTCGTGGGTGCCTCTGTTGGCCACCACTCCCGCCGTCGTCGTCGGATTCGCCTCCACGGTCTCGACGGTCGCCGGACGAGGCAACGACATCACCGTCACCACCGTCTCGCACCCGGGGCTCGTCGCCGCGGTGGCCTGCATCCTCGGCGCATCCTTTGGCCTGCTTTCGGAGTACCTGGCCACCGCGATGACGAAGAAGCCGGTCGCAGACACCGCACCCCCACACACGGAAGGAAGCCCGGCCTGA
- a CDS encoding DUF4232 domain-containing protein, with amino-acid sequence MTSARPVLLLATVVLLAGCSAGQNTAPVTQATAPPTTSVSAPPPPTAPTTVTVTATPTTTPQSAPSAAGGCSGEDLTVTTGTLQESGAQRQVIVSFTNTSGHACTLVGYPGADLVTPAGGVLINVPRRPANAAHRLTLNPGDVATADVTASALDSATGKACARWGTLVVTAPDDVVPHTMNVDVPICDATVSSVD; translated from the coding sequence ATGACATCCGCCCGACCGGTTTTGCTTCTGGCGACGGTCGTTCTGCTCGCCGGTTGTTCCGCCGGGCAGAACACCGCGCCGGTCACGCAGGCGACCGCACCGCCGACCACGTCGGTCTCGGCACCACCGCCCCCTACCGCACCGACCACAGTCACCGTGACGGCCACACCCACCACCACGCCGCAGTCCGCTCCGAGCGCCGCAGGGGGATGCTCAGGCGAGGACCTCACCGTCACCACCGGGACCTTGCAGGAATCCGGCGCGCAACGTCAGGTCATCGTGTCCTTCACGAACACGTCCGGACACGCCTGCACACTGGTCGGATATCCGGGCGCTGATCTGGTCACGCCCGCCGGCGGCGTGCTGATCAACGTGCCACGCCGCCCCGCCAACGCAGCGCATCGACTGACGCTCAACCCCGGCGACGTCGCCACCGCCGACGTGACGGCCTCGGCACTCGACTCGGCAACGGGCAAGGCGTGCGCGCGGTGGGGAACCCTGGTCGTCACTGCACCCGATGACGTTGTGCCCCATACGATGAACGTCGACGTGCCGATCTGCGACGCGACGGTCAGCTCGGTCGACTGA